One Heyndrickxia oleronia genomic window, TTTAAATTTAATTCATAAGGAAGCTCATAAGCAACTTCCAATGCCTGAAGGAAAAGAACACTTTGCTGAAGGGTTTAAAAAGGCAAATGTACCATCTATCCCTGAGTTAGTTGAAATGGCTCAAGAAATGGGAGTGAAATTTATCGGTTGTCAAATGACAATGGATGTTATGGGACTTGAAAAGGAATCATTTGTCTCAGGAATTGAAGTTGGTGGAGCCGTTACATTTTTAGATTTTGCTAAAGATGCTGATATTACATTAACATTCTAATTGATAGGGGGTAAAGCCCCCTATTAAATCAAAGATAAGAGTATTTTTTTTAGTATCAAATATACCTAAGGGGGTAATTTGGAATGACGGTTCATATGTTAACAGCTAAGGATGTAACTAGAAGGATTGTTGCTAAAGAAAAATTGTTTATTTTAGATGTACGCAATCATTCAGAATTTGCGGATTGGAAAATTGAAGGGGAATTCTTTGACCATTTAAATATTCCTTATTTTGAATTGCTTGATGGGGTAGAGGGAATTCTTGATCGTATTCCAACTGAACAAGAGGTATTGGTGGTTTGTGCGAAGGAAGGCTCCTCTGTCATGATCGCGGAAATGTTATCCGAAGCAGGTCTAACTGTGTCCTACTTAAAAGGTGGAATGAAAGCTTGGAGTGAGTATTTAGAGCCAGTAAAAGTAGGCGACTTGATCAATGGCGGCGAAGTATACCAATTTGTTCGAATGGGTAAAGGTTGTTTATCCTATATGGTTATATCAAATGGAGAAGCAGCGGTAATAGATGCCACACGCATGATTGATATTTTTATAGATTTTGCGAAAAGTAAAAATGCAACAATAAAGCATGTTTTCGATACGCATCTTCATGCGGATCATATTTCAGGGGGGAGAAGCATTGCCAACGAAATGAATGCGATCTATTGGCTACCGTCTAAAGATGCAACAGAAGTTACATTTAGTTATCAAGCATTAGAAGACGGAAGCGATGTAATGATTGGAAATACAAGTATTCATATTCATGCTTTATACACACCGGGCCATACCCTTGGCTCAACGTCATTTATCATTGATGACCAATATTTATTAACAGGGGATATTTTATTTATTGATTCAATCGGAAGACCAGATCTAGCTGGGATGGCGGAAGATTGGGTCTCTGATTTAAGAGACAGCCTGTATACCCGTTATAGAGAATTATCAGAAGAGCTAATTGTTCTACCAGCTCATTTCATGATTATTGATGAGTTGAATAATGATGGCAGTGTTTCAGAGAAGCTAGGAACTTTGTTTAGAAAGAATCATGGCTTAAGCATAGAGGATGAAAGGGAATTTAGAAGGCTAGTAACCGAGAATTTGCCCCCTCAACCAAATGCGTATCAAGAAATTCGACAAGCAAATATGGGGAAATTTTCCCTTGATGAAGAAAAGCAACGCGAAATGGAAATTGGGCCAAATCGTTGTGCGGTTCGGTAGAATAGGAGGAATAGAGAGATGGAAGTGACAAAAATTCTAGATGCAAAAGGGCTGGCATGTCCAATGCCAATCGTGAGAACAAAAAAAGCAATGGATGAACTGAACCTTGGAGAAATTTTAGAAATTCATGCAACTGATAAAGGTGCAAAGAATGACTTGGCTGCATGGACTAACACAGTTGGTCATGAGCTTATAAAACAAGAAGAAATTGATGGAATTCTAAAATTTTGGATTAAAAAAGGCTAGTAGTGACATGTGAAGTAACATTAGTAAAATGCTTTAAATAAAAGGAACCGATTATGGTTCCTTTTTTAAAGGAGGTAAACGGTGATGGATATTGGCCTTATTGTTACCATTTTCTTCATTGGCTTTGTAGGTTCATTTATTTCGGGGATGTTAGGTATAGGTGGGGCGATAATTAACTACCCTCTATTATTATATATTCCTGCAATTCTCGGAGTTGCACATTTTAGTGCTCATGAAGTGTCAGGCATCACGGCAATTCAAGTGTTCTTCGCAACGATAGGTGGTGTATGGGCTTACCGAAAGGGTGGGTATTTAAATAAGACGTTAATTGGCTTTATGGGCATTAGTGTCCTCATTGGAAGTTTTGTAGGGGGCTTTGGTTCGACACATATGTCTGAAGGTGGAGTGAATATCATTTATGGGATATTGGCACTGCTTGCAGCAATTATGATGTTTGTTCCTAAAAAAGGAATAGATAATATTCCACTAAATCAAGTGAAATTTAATAAATGGTTAGCTACACTGCTTGCATTCGTTATCGGAATTGGTGCAGGAATTGTAGGGGCAGGTGGCTCATTTTTATTAGTACCGATTATGCTAGTTGTTTTAAAGATCCCTACAAAAATGACGATTGCTTCCTCTTTAGCCATCACTTTTCTCTCATCGATCGGATCCGCTATTGGAAAAGTATCGACGGGACAAGTGGAGTATTTGCCAGCATTAATTATCGTTATTGCAAGTATTATCGCTTCACCAATAGGAGCTAAGATCGGAAAAAATACTAATACGAAGGTTCTTCAAGTTATTTTATCCATTTTAATTTTTGTAACTGCAGCCAAGATATGGCTAGATATATTATAATTTGAATGATAAGTCTATTCTATTTATTGTAATAATCTATGATATTACCATATACTGTCCGAATAAAGCATAAAAAAACAGGATATAAATGGTTCTCCCTTTTAAAATGTAATCAAGGAGTGAGTGACATGGCATGGATCGAGTCTTTGCAAAAGGCAATTAATTATATGGAGGATCATTTGCTGGAGGATATAACAATTGAAAGTATTGCTAGACATGCAAATGCTTCAAGCTTTCATTTTCAGCGAACATTCTCCGTCCTAACGGATGTATCAGTCGGTGAATATCTTCGTAGAAGGCGTTTAACTTTAGCTGCTGAAGAACTATCCCGTACTGATTGTAAGATTATTGATCTTGCCTATAAATATGGTTATGACACTCCCGAGGCTTTTACTAAAGCTTTTCGAAGACAACACGGTGTCACTCCAAGTGATGCTCGAAAAGGGATAGGAAAGCTGCAATCCTATAACCGCCTGATTATTCAGGTCAATCTGAAAGGGGTAGAACCAATGAAATATCGTATAGTGGAAGAGGCTGCATTTCAAGTAGTTGGATTAAAGAGGGAATATTCTTATGAGAATGAAGAAAATTTAATCGGTATCCCAAAATTTTGGGAGGAAGTCAATGCGAATGGTACCGACGGTTTATTATTTAAGGTGAATAATGGACTAATTAAAGGGGTGCTGGGAATCTGTGTTGATAATATCGCTGATCAATCAAAGAAAATGGAGTATTGGATCGCATCTGCAAGTAATGGGGAAGTGCCGGAAGGGTTAGATAGCTTTGAAATTCCTGCTTCAAAATGGGCAGTGTTTGAGGTTCATGGTCCGATGCCTGGTGCAATGCCAAAGGTATGGAAACAAATATTCTCAGAATGGTTTCCTTCCAGTGGATATGAACATGCCGGTACACCTGAATTAGAGGTCTACTCAGAAGATGATCCATCAAGTCCAGATTTATATTCCGAAATATGGATTCCAGTGAAATAGGTAAGTATAAAATGAAAAGCCCGAAGCAAAAAAATGAACTGACCCGTTAAAATGAGACTTAGAAAAAACACCTATGCTGCCTGTCCCCTGTATTCCAGTGGGGACAGGTAGTTTAATTTTGCCTGAATTCGTACATGATTATATCGATACATGTATTGATTTACAATTTGTACTACTTTAGAATTGGATATAGATGCTCTACTTTGAGCGTTGAATCCTTCCGACTTTAGCGAGGAGTGAAAGGATTCAATGACGGCATTATCATGGCAGTTTCCTTTTCGAGACATGCTTGTGGTAATGCCTTTTTCTTTGGCCAAATTCTGATATGCATGTGAAGTATAGACAGATCCCTGGTCGCTATGAAGAAGTAACCCTACTGGTTTACGTAATTCTACAGCTTCCCTCAATGTGTCTAATACTAGGTTAATATCTTGGCTCGTACCTATTTTGTAAGCCACTATTTCGTTGTTATATAAGTCCATAATCGTTGATAAATATAACATAGTCGAGCCATAAGGTAAGTAGGTAATGTCGGTTACCCATTTTTCATTTAATCGGCTTGCTTTAAAATTACGATTGAGAGTGTTCGGCACAATAATATTACTCTCACCACAAATGTACTTTTGTCGCTTCTTCTTAACTTGACACTGAATCTCAAACTTTTGCATAATTTTTTGTACAGTTTTGCGGTTTACATTTATCCCATACTTTCTGTTTAAGATGGATTTAATTTTACGATGACCATAGTGATAGAAGTTTTTCTTACACAGCTTGATTACTAGCTCTTCTAATGAAGTTAGCTCAACTTTTTTATACTTCTTTTTCCAACGGTAATATGTTGACTAGGTATGCCTAATACTCCAAGAATATCAATTATTTTAAAAGTGGCTGAGAGTTCTTCTACAACTTGGACAATGACTCGTGGCTCCAACTCCTTTCGATCTCCTGGTACTTTTTTATAATTGCCAATTGAGCCTCTAGCTGTTTATTCTTTAGTTTTAATTCTTCTAGCTCACTCATTTCCTCCGATTCTTTACCGTAGGAATATTGTTTTCCAACTTGTTGCGAAAATCGATAGGTTTGGCCTGTTTTGTACCATCGCATCCATGTTTTAATTTGAGTCTTATTTTTTATCCCCAGTTGTTCCATTATTTCTTTGTTTGTCATTCCAGCTTGTTTCATTTTAATTACTTCCCATTTTACTTCTTCTGCGTAATGTACTCTTGTGCCCATAGAAAAACACCCTCCTAAGAATCATATTGTATTAATACGATTCAGGGGGTGTTTTTTCCTTGTCTCATTTATTTGGGTCTCTCCAAAAACAGCTTCGGGCTTTTTTTATTAGGCTCTTTTCTTAAACATTGTTGCTATTTACATGTTTCATTTCGCGGAGAAAAGAGCTGCAAATTTCATAAGAATCGCTGAGTCCTTTATTGGATGTAAAAGCAGGCAGTTGGGCTCTTACAAAAGCATACGAAAACAGCCTTATATTTAGATGAAAGAACATGAAACATTTTCAATGGTTCATTCGTAAAATCTTGTAGGGTGATTAGTATGGAAATTTTAAATATCCTATTTAGTATCGTTCTAGCTTGTATAACTGGAATGTTAATTCGTTATAATTTCCAATTAAGAAATGCAATAAATCTTAGTCAGGAAGCACTTTATCCTTCTAATGAAGATTATCATGCCATTCGGTTTTTGCCAGAAATGAAGATCGAAAAACCATTAAAGAAGGATTCTAGAGGATACCGTTTGGTTCAATGGACAACTGTGCTAACTATTTGTCTATTTGTAGGATTCGTCATTGTTACTTTTACTACAAATTGGTTCCACTCCTCCTATTTTACATTGTCGGTTCTTTTTTATTTATTTACTACATCCATTAAACTACAAGAATCATTTTTTATCGTTAAAGAGGGAATGGTTATGAATGGAAAATTCCATCATTACTCAGCAATCGATTCCTTTAACATAGAGGAGATTAAGAAATGGCATAAATTTTATGGGCTTCATGAAGATGTAAATCAAGGATATCATTTAGAAATAAGTTAAAAAAAGGCTATTTCCAAAAAAATATTCAATTATCATAACTGATAAAGTGGTTTTACAAAAAATTACGACATTCTTGGAGAACAATGTTTGTCATTAAAACAGAGAGGATGATTTATGATGAGCAAATATTCAATTGACCAATTTATTCAACAAACAGAACAGGAGGATAAAGGCGAAGGGTTTTTTGAATTAGAAACACCTCGTATTCTTGAAGTGAATCTAGATGGGCAAGTATGGGCAAAAGCAGGTTCAATGGTCTCTTACACTGGAAAAATAAAGTTTGAACGTGAGGGGATTTTTGAGCATGGTTTAGGAAAAACATTTAAAAAGGCATTTACGGGTGAAGGAACATCCCTAATGAAGGCAAATGGGAATGGGAAATTATATCTTGCTGATTCAGGTAAAAAAGTAATTATTCTCCACCTACAGAATGATGCCATTTTTGTTAATGGAAATGATTTACTCGCATTTGAACCAAGTATCAAATGGGACATTAAATTAATGAAAAAAGTGGCTGGCATGATGGCGGGGGGATTATTCAATGTCCGTTGTGAAGGAACTGGACTGGTTGCGATCACTACTTACTATGAACCACTTACTTTAAAGGTGACACCAGGAAAACCTATTATTACAGATCCAAATGCAACGGTCGCTTGGTCGGGAAATTTAAAGCCGGAGTTTCAAACAGATATTTCCTTCAAGACTTTCTTAGGTAGAGGCAGTGGTGAATCTATTCAGATGAAATTTGAAGGAGAGGGTTTTGTTGTTGTCCAACCATATGAAGAGGTACATATGAAACAGAATAGTTGATGAAATATATTGAAGGGATGTTCTAAATGTTTGGAACTTAAATTTCTCCAATATCCATCATAGTTGAATGGAGGATATAAATGTGAAAAAGGGATTGCTCCTTATTGCAGCATCTATAATATTTGCAGGTTGTAGTAATGGCATATATGATAAAGCGATGAAAAAGGCACAAGAAGCATTAGAGAGTGGAGAATTTGAAAAAGCTGCTGCCTCCTATGCTCTTGCATTAGACGAAAAACCTGAAGATAAAAATATAAAGGAATTATATGAAAACACAGAAGCACTTATTCAGGTTAAACAAGCGATTAAACAGGATGAATGGGATAAAGCCTTTGAAAAGGCAAACCAAATTAGAGATAAAAAATCGTTATCTGGTTATTTAAAAACTGAATTAGATAAGTATGCAAAGCTAGCAGAAGAGAACAAAAAGGCGAATGCGAATCAAAAAGTCATTAAACAAAACAATGAATCTCAAAATCTAAATCAAGAAAAAAGTGATTCTAAAAACAAAACTATTAGTCATTCGAATGCAGGCCAAAGAAATGAATTTTTAGCAAAACTTGATTCGATTGAAAATGGAATGTCTGACTTAGATGGTTTATATAAAAATGAAAGTACGGTAGAGATGAAACAAGCAGAACATGAACGATATGAAAGATGGGATCATGCATTAAATGATGTTTATAATCAACTAAAAATGACGTTGCCATCTGATGAGATGGAGAAGTTAAAGCATAAGCAAAGACAATGGATAATATATAGAGATGAGACTGCGCTACAAGAATCTTCAAAATATAAAGGGGGTACCCATGAACAAGTGGAGTATCTTAGTGTAGCTGCTCGTGTAACGAAAGAAAGATGTTATGAACTTGTAAAAATCTATATGCAATAAAGGGGATTATTGACTAAAAATAAGACGATTATGAGGTCTGATTTCACATGAAATGGTGATTCAGGCCTCTTTGCGTGGAAGAAAAAAAATTAAACGATTGACTTGAAGAATCTAAAGGAGTAAATTTATTGTATGATTTTAAACAGTTCATAAATGAACAATTCGAAACAGAACAGAAAGGATAAGTTATGAGTAGCATTAAATTAATTGAAATTCTTCAAGCATTTGATCGTGTTCAACAAAATTCCCGTAAAATTTTCCAGAAAACGGCTGCAGACAATAATCTTTCCATGCCGCAATTAGTGATTCTAATGAAGATAGCTCCAAGAAGGAAAATGACTCAAAAGGAATTGGCGAAGGAAAGCTATATTCCTAAAAGCACATTAAGTCAGGCTATTGATGGTTTGGTCTTAGCGGATTTAATTCATCGCCATCCGGTGGAGGATAATCGTAGGGAAATGCAACTGATACTTAGCGAGAAAGGAAAGGAATTTTTTGAAAAAATCTGGTTACGAGAAGGAAGCATTCATCATGGTTTTGAGTTAGCGCTTCAAACATTTACTGAAAAGCAACGTGATGATTTCCTTCATTCCCTCGAGAAGATTGCACTTTTTTTAGAAAAAGAAATGACTGAAAAAGGAGAATGATGGGATGATTAAACTACTAAAAAATCTCACGTTTTATAAATGGATCGTTCTAGCTGTATTTGGACTTGTGTTTATCCAATCCATGTCAGATCTTTATTTACCAACATTGATGGCGGATATTATTGATAAAGGCGTGGTTGTGGGAGATACACCATATATTTGGAAAATTGGCGGGCTAATGCTTCTGGTAGCTGCATTCGGTGCTTTTGCATCGGTCATTGCAAGTTATTATTCATCTAAAGCTGCGATGGGACTAGGACGGGATATTCGTCGAAAGGTCTTTACTCATGTAGAGAAGTTTTCACTTCAAGATGTTGATCACATAGGTACTGCCTCCCTCATAACAAGAACCACAAATGATATTACACAAGTACAGCAAGTCGTCATCATGATGTTGCGTATGGTTATAAGTGCGCCAATTATGTTTATTGGCGGTCTGATCATGGCATTGTCAAAGGACGCGAAGCTGTCTCTTATTATCGTGGTTACTATCCCATTATTAGTTGGTTCCATTCTTCTTATAATGAATAAAGGAATTCCGCTTTTTAAAGCTGTTCAAACACGTCTGGATCGATTGAATTTAGTATTACGGGAAAATTTGACTGGAATTCGGGTCATCCGTGCATTTAATCGTGAAAAGGAAGAAAAGATTCGTCTCCAAAAGGCAAATAAGGATTTAACCGATGTTTCAATTAAAGTGAATAAAGTCATGGCACTCTTGATGCCTGTAATGATGCTTGTAATGAATTTAACCGTTGTAGGCGTTATTTGGTTTGGTGGAATTCGGATTAATAATGGAGCCATGGAAGTTGGGGATCTAATGGCTTTCATTCAATATATTATGCAAATCATGTTTGCCCTTGTCATGGCATCCATGATGTTTGTTATGATCCCGCGTGCAGCTGTCTCTGCAAAACGTATTAATGAGGTTCTTGAGATGGAGCCAACCTTTTTAGATGATGGAACAAAGGAGGCTAATCGCAACCGAGGCACTCTTGAGTTTGATCAAGTATCTTTCAGTTATCCTGGAGCTGAGGAACCTGCTTTATCAAATATTAGCTTTAAAGCGAATACAGGTGAAATTACCGCAATTATTGGTGGGACTGGTGCAGGTAAATCTACTCTTGTTAACTTAATTCCACGCTTCTATGATGTAACAAGTGGTTCGATACGAGTAAATGGTATCGATGTTCGTGAAGCATCACAGGAAGAAATTCGTTCAAAGATTGGTTTCGTTCCACAAAAGGCGCTTTTATTTACAGGAAC contains:
- a CDS encoding DsrE/DsrF/DrsH-like family protein; amino-acid sequence: MNKKVAIIASNGGLFDAYKVFNIATAAAATDQEVAIFFTFEGLNLIHKEAHKQLPMPEGKEHFAEGFKKANVPSIPELVEMAQEMGVKFIGCQMTMDVMGLEKESFVSGIEVGGAVTFLDFAKDADITLTF
- a CDS encoding MBL fold metallo-hydrolase, whose amino-acid sequence is MTVHMLTAKDVTRRIVAKEKLFILDVRNHSEFADWKIEGEFFDHLNIPYFELLDGVEGILDRIPTEQEVLVVCAKEGSSVMIAEMLSEAGLTVSYLKGGMKAWSEYLEPVKVGDLINGGEVYQFVRMGKGCLSYMVISNGEAAVIDATRMIDIFIDFAKSKNATIKHVFDTHLHADHISGGRSIANEMNAIYWLPSKDATEVTFSYQALEDGSDVMIGNTSIHIHALYTPGHTLGSTSFIIDDQYLLTGDILFIDSIGRPDLAGMAEDWVSDLRDSLYTRYRELSEELIVLPAHFMIIDELNNDGSVSEKLGTLFRKNHGLSIEDEREFRRLVTENLPPQPNAYQEIRQANMGKFSLDEEKQREMEIGPNRCAVR
- a CDS encoding sulfurtransferase TusA family protein, with product MEVTKILDAKGLACPMPIVRTKKAMDELNLGEILEIHATDKGAKNDLAAWTNTVGHELIKQEEIDGILKFWIKKG
- a CDS encoding sulfite exporter TauE/SafE family protein; translation: MDIGLIVTIFFIGFVGSFISGMLGIGGAIINYPLLLYIPAILGVAHFSAHEVSGITAIQVFFATIGGVWAYRKGGYLNKTLIGFMGISVLIGSFVGGFGSTHMSEGGVNIIYGILALLAAIMMFVPKKGIDNIPLNQVKFNKWLATLLAFVIGIGAGIVGAGGSFLLVPIMLVVLKIPTKMTIASSLAITFLSSIGSAIGKVSTGQVEYLPALIIVIASIIASPIGAKIGKNTNTKVLQVILSILIFVTAAKIWLDIL
- a CDS encoding AraC family transcriptional regulator; translation: MAWIESLQKAINYMEDHLLEDITIESIARHANASSFHFQRTFSVLTDVSVGEYLRRRRLTLAAEELSRTDCKIIDLAYKYGYDTPEAFTKAFRRQHGVTPSDARKGIGKLQSYNRLIIQVNLKGVEPMKYRIVEEAAFQVVGLKREYSYENEENLIGIPKFWEEVNANGTDGLLFKVNNGLIKGVLGICVDNIADQSKKMEYWIASASNGEVPEGLDSFEIPASKWAVFEVHGPMPGAMPKVWKQIFSEWFPSSGYEHAGTPELEVYSEDDPSSPDLYSEIWIPVK
- a CDS encoding AIM24 family protein, with translation MSKYSIDQFIQQTEQEDKGEGFFELETPRILEVNLDGQVWAKAGSMVSYTGKIKFEREGIFEHGLGKTFKKAFTGEGTSLMKANGNGKLYLADSGKKVIILHLQNDAIFVNGNDLLAFEPSIKWDIKLMKKVAGMMAGGLFNVRCEGTGLVAITTYYEPLTLKVTPGKPIITDPNATVAWSGNLKPEFQTDISFKTFLGRGSGESIQMKFEGEGFVVVQPYEEVHMKQNS
- a CDS encoding lysozyme inhibitor LprI family protein; protein product: MKKGLLLIAASIIFAGCSNGIYDKAMKKAQEALESGEFEKAAASYALALDEKPEDKNIKELYENTEALIQVKQAIKQDEWDKAFEKANQIRDKKSLSGYLKTELDKYAKLAEENKKANANQKVIKQNNESQNLNQEKSDSKNKTISHSNAGQRNEFLAKLDSIENGMSDLDGLYKNESTVEMKQAEHERYERWDHALNDVYNQLKMTLPSDEMEKLKHKQRQWIIYRDETALQESSKYKGGTHEQVEYLSVAARVTKERCYELVKIYMQ
- a CDS encoding MarR family winged helix-turn-helix transcriptional regulator — encoded protein: MSSIKLIEILQAFDRVQQNSRKIFQKTAADNNLSMPQLVILMKIAPRRKMTQKELAKESYIPKSTLSQAIDGLVLADLIHRHPVEDNRREMQLILSEKGKEFFEKIWLREGSIHHGFELALQTFTEKQRDDFLHSLEKIALFLEKEMTEKGE
- a CDS encoding ABC transporter ATP-binding protein, translating into MIKLLKNLTFYKWIVLAVFGLVFIQSMSDLYLPTLMADIIDKGVVVGDTPYIWKIGGLMLLVAAFGAFASVIASYYSSKAAMGLGRDIRRKVFTHVEKFSLQDVDHIGTASLITRTTNDITQVQQVVIMMLRMVISAPIMFIGGLIMALSKDAKLSLIIVVTIPLLVGSILLIMNKGIPLFKAVQTRLDRLNLVLRENLTGIRVIRAFNREKEEKIRLQKANKDLTDVSIKVNKVMALLMPVMMLVMNLTVVGVIWFGGIRINNGAMEVGDLMAFIQYIMQIMFALVMASMMFVMIPRAAVSAKRINEVLEMEPTFLDDGTKEANRNRGTLEFDQVSFSYPGAEEPALSNISFKANTGEITAIIGGTGAGKSTLVNLIPRFYDVTSGSIRVNGIDVREASQEEIRSKIGFVPQKALLFTGTIADNIRFGKEDATQEEIEYAANIAQADDFINNMENKYESLITQGGSNVSGGQKQRLSIARALIRKPDIYIFDDSFSALDYKTDAKLREALKSEIAHATVILVAQRVSTVIDADRIIVLDRGEVAGIGTHEELLENNDVYREIVESQLQEEEIA